A single region of the Ictalurus punctatus breed USDA103 chromosome 26, Coco_2.0, whole genome shotgun sequence genome encodes:
- the lipt1 gene encoding lipoyltransferase 1, mitochondrial, whose translation MILRTLSRVSARTRDLNRLARHVSTLNGCFDESGKVGLILKSSSTDIFQNLALEDWIHDCVDMQRRSVLFLWRNAPVVVIGRHQNPWQECNLELLRRTGIPVARRRSGGGTVYHDLGNINMTFFSSKKKYDRMKNLGVVTGALKALRPNLDVCATERFDIVLNGCYKISGTAARLGRTAAYHHCTLLCSADRSVLSSVLKSSCTGIKSNATPSVPSPVTNLSDHDPTLTPDSLMDAIASRYNKDFDLDSPVLTVDPGSEVLMPGIHKMTSDLKNWDWVYGKTPKFSICTSFMVENTKVGLEIDIKNGFVETCVMDVPHDWLPADFVKEFCSSLTSIRYCPNEFAVAVAAFMRTTSSSPQHVQNTLRLYENIVSVM comes from the coding sequence ATGATTCTGAGGACTTTATCGCGAGTGTCCGCCAGAACACGTGACCTCAACCGGCTCGCGCGCCATGTGAGCACTTTAAACGGGTGTTTTGATGAGAGCGGTAAAGTGGGACTCATCCTCAAGTCTTCATCCACGGACATTTTCCAGAACCTGGCTTTAGAGGACTGGATACATGATTGTGTCGACATGCAGAGGCGGAGCGTCTTGTTTCTATGGAGAAACGCTCCGGTTGTGGTGATCGGGCGGCACCAGAACCCCTGGCAGGAGTGTAACCTGGAGCTGCTCAGGCGGACCGGGATCCCGGTGGCGAGGCGGCGGAGCGGCGGCGGAACCGTGTACCACGATCTGGGCAACATCAACATGACTTTCTTCTCCTCGAAGAAGAAATACGACCGCATGAAGAACCTCGGTGTCGTCACCGGGGCCCTGAAGGCGCTCAGACCCAATCTGGATGTCTGTGCTACAGAGAGGTTTGACATTGTACTTAACGGGTGTTATAAAATCTCCGGGACTGCAGCCAGGCTGGGAAGGACAGCTGCTTATCATCACTGCACCCTGCTGTGTTCTGCAGATCGTTCTGTCCTCTCATCAGTCCTGAAAAGCTCATGCACTGGCATTAAAAGTAACGCCACCCCCAGTGTGCCTTCCCCTGTTACAAATCTCTCAGACCACGACCCCACTCTCACACCCGATTCCCTCATGGACGCCATTGCTTCTCGTtataataaagactttgaccttGACAGTCCTGTCCTCACAGTGGATCCAGGATCAGAAGTGCTAATGCCAGGCATTCACAAGATGACCTCTGATCTGAAGAACTGGGACTGGGTTTATGGAAAGACCCCAAAATTCAGCATTTGCACATCTTTTATGGTGGAGAACACTAAGGTTGGACTAGAGATAGACATCAAGAATGGGTTTGTGGAAACATGCGTCATGGATGTACCTCATGACTGGCTGCCTGCTGACTTTGTGAAAGAGTTCTGCTCCAGTTTGACAAGCATCCGGTACTGTCCGAACGAGTTCGCTGTGGCTGTAGCAGCTTTCATGAGAACTACCTCGTCTTCTCCTCAGCATGTCCAAAACACACTACGTCTTTACGAAAACATTGTATcagtaatgtaa